A region of Ignatzschineria larvae DSM 13226 DNA encodes the following proteins:
- the thrS gene encoding threonine--tRNA ligase: MPVITLPDGSKREYQGAVTGFDIVNDIGPGLAKAAVGIVVDGEDKDLSYTITEDVDFKVLTVKDTAGLDIARHTLAAQVLARAVKELYPDAKLAIGPTIENGFYYDVDFVEPITPEALPAIDAKMREILKENLEVTREMWPRAKAIEYFLNKGEVYKADIIERAPEEQTEISLYRQGNNGEDVFMDLCRGPHLPTTNKAKLAFALTNVAGAYWRGDSNNKMLTRIYAVAFATEKELKEHLERVKEAEKRDHRRIGRAQNLFHLQEEAPGMVFWHPKGWAIWQAVEQYMRRRQKEEGYQEIRTPLVMDRTLWERSGHWENYKENMFTTSSENRDYAIKPMNCPCHIEVFNNGLHSYRDLPMRLAEFGSCHRNEPSGALHGLMRVRGFVQDDAHIFCREDQVVSEVERFHRFAMSVYDHFGFNNVSVKLSLRPDQRAGDDLIWDQAESGLRSALSSAGIEWEELPGEGAFYGPKVEYHIKDAIGRSWQVGTIQLDFVLPERLDAEFVDEDNTRKRPVMLHRAILGSFERFIGILIEHHAGSMPLWLAPEQVTILTITSQQIEYAEQLEKSLKALNIRTKLDIRNEKIGYKIREATIARIPYILVLGNREMGEGKVAVRTREGEDLGAMTLEEFLELLQKSL; this comes from the coding sequence ATGCCCGTTATTACTTTGCCTGATGGTAGTAAAAGAGAGTACCAAGGCGCCGTTACAGGATTTGATATTGTCAATGATATTGGACCCGGTCTTGCAAAGGCTGCTGTAGGAATTGTTGTCGATGGAGAAGATAAGGATCTTAGCTATACGATTACAGAAGATGTAGACTTTAAAGTATTAACGGTAAAGGATACGGCAGGATTAGATATCGCAAGACATACGCTTGCAGCCCAAGTTCTAGCGCGTGCAGTGAAAGAGCTCTATCCTGATGCGAAATTGGCCATAGGTCCGACCATCGAAAATGGATTTTACTATGATGTGGATTTTGTAGAACCGATTACGCCAGAAGCATTACCGGCGATTGATGCCAAAATGCGGGAAATCCTCAAAGAGAATTTAGAGGTTACTCGTGAGATGTGGCCTCGGGCGAAAGCGATCGAGTATTTCCTCAATAAAGGGGAAGTTTATAAAGCGGATATTATCGAACGAGCACCGGAAGAGCAGACAGAGATCTCTCTCTATCGTCAAGGGAATAATGGGGAAGATGTCTTTATGGATCTTTGCCGTGGACCGCATCTTCCAACCACCAATAAAGCCAAACTAGCCTTTGCGCTAACGAATGTTGCGGGTGCTTATTGGCGCGGTGATTCCAATAATAAGATGTTAACCCGTATTTATGCAGTGGCTTTTGCAACAGAAAAAGAGCTTAAAGAACATCTTGAACGTGTTAAAGAGGCGGAAAAACGGGATCATCGTCGTATTGGCCGTGCGCAAAATCTATTCCATCTACAAGAAGAGGCGCCAGGCATGGTGTTTTGGCATCCTAAAGGTTGGGCGATTTGGCAAGCGGTAGAGCAATATATGCGTCGCCGGCAGAAAGAGGAAGGTTACCAAGAGATTCGCACGCCGCTTGTCATGGATCGTACGCTTTGGGAGCGTTCAGGGCACTGGGAAAACTATAAAGAGAATATGTTTACCACCTCATCGGAGAATCGGGATTATGCGATTAAACCGATGAACTGCCCATGTCATATTGAAGTATTTAATAACGGACTTCACTCTTACCGTGATCTTCCAATGCGTTTGGCAGAGTTTGGTTCATGTCATCGTAACGAGCCATCAGGAGCGCTTCATGGTTTAATGCGCGTTCGAGGCTTTGTGCAAGATGATGCACACATCTTTTGTCGCGAAGATCAAGTGGTTTCTGAGGTAGAGCGTTTTCATCGTTTTGCAATGAGTGTGTATGATCACTTTGGTTTTAATAATGTCAGTGTTAAATTATCACTTCGCCCTGACCAGAGAGCGGGAGATGACCTTATTTGGGATCAGGCGGAATCAGGACTTCGTTCGGCATTAAGTAGTGCCGGCATTGAGTGGGAAGAGTTACCTGGTGAGGGTGCTTTTTATGGCCCTAAAGTGGAATATCACATCAAAGATGCAATCGGTCGTTCTTGGCAGGTGGGTACTATTCAGCTTGATTTCGTATTGCCTGAACGTTTGGATGCTGAGTTTGTGGATGAAGATAATACGCGTAAACGTCCTGTAATGTTACATCGTGCTATTTTAGGTTCATTTGAACGTTTCATCGGAATCTTAATTGAGCATCATGCAGGATCAATGCCGTTATGGCTAGCACCAGAACAAGTCACAATTTTAACGATTACGAGTCAGCAAATTGAGTATGCTGAACAACTTGAAAAAAGTTTGAAAGCCCTTAATATAAGAACAAAGCTTGATATTCGTAATGAGAAGATCGGTTATAAGATTCGTGAGGCAACGATTGCACGGATTCCGTATATTTTAGTGCTTGGAAATCGCGAGATGGGAGAGGGTAAAGTTGCGGTAAGAACTCGCGAAGGGGAAGACCTTGGTGCAATGACGCTTGAGGAATTTCTCGAACTTCTGCAAAAATCATTGTAG
- the infC gene encoding translation initiation factor IF-3 yields MISNQYEHRINDKISVKEVRLITADGEQKGIVPLDEALDLAYNDGLDLVEISPTARPPVCRIMNYGKFRYEQQKKADEAKKKQKQIQVKEIKFRPSTDQGDYQVKLRNLIRFLTDGDKAKVTLRFRGREMAHQDLGMDLLLRVEQDLKEYGTVEQRPKMEGRQMVMVLAPIKTAPKE; encoded by the coding sequence ATTATTAGCAATCAATATGAACATCGAATTAACGATAAAATTTCGGTGAAAGAAGTACGCTTGATTACAGCTGATGGGGAACAAAAAGGAATTGTTCCACTTGATGAAGCGTTAGATTTAGCATACAATGATGGGCTTGATTTAGTGGAAATTTCTCCGACTGCCCGTCCGCCTGTATGTCGCATCATGAATTACGGTAAATTCCGTTATGAGCAACAGAAAAAGGCAGATGAAGCGAAGAAGAAACAGAAGCAGATTCAAGTAAAAGAGATCAAGTTCCGTCCTTCGACGGATCAGGGTGATTATCAGGTAAAACTACGCAACCTGATACGTTTCCTTACAGATGGTGATAAAGCCAAAGTGACGCTCAGATTTAGAGGGCGTGAAATGGCGCACCAAGATCTAGGTATGGATCTATTACTTCGGGTTGAGCAAGATTTGAAAGAGTACGGTACTGTTGAACAACGTCCAAAAATGGAAGGACGACAAATGGTCATGGTACTAGCACCGATCAAAACTGCGCCGAAAGAGTAG
- the rpmI gene encoding 50S ribosomal protein L35 produces MPKLKTHSGAKKRFRKSASGSFKRQCAFRSHILTKKSTKRKRHLRGEAVISKADHKQIAQLLPHA; encoded by the coding sequence ATGCCAAAATTAAAAACACATAGCGGCGCAAAAAAGCGTTTCCGCAAATCAGCAAGTGGTAGTTTCAAACGCCAATGTGCGTTCCGTAGCCATATCCTGACTAAAAAATCAACTAAGCGTAAAAGACATCTTCGTGGGGAGGCTGTGATCTCGAAAGCAGATCATAAGCAAATCGCACAATTGTTACCACACGCATAA
- the rplT gene encoding 50S ribosomal protein L20 → MARVKRGTTTKARHKKILKKAKGYYGARSRSIRTATQAVYKAGQYAYRDRRQRKRDFRSLWIVRINAAAREFGLSYSRFINGLKKAEIQIDRKVLADMAVHDINAFGALAERAKSALA, encoded by the coding sequence ATGGCAAGAGTTAAACGCGGGACGACGACTAAAGCGCGTCACAAAAAAATCTTAAAAAAAGCAAAAGGTTATTACGGTGCACGTTCACGTTCAATCCGTACAGCAACCCAAGCGGTTTATAAAGCGGGTCAATACGCTTATCGTGACCGTCGTCAACGCAAAAGAGATTTCCGTTCACTATGGATCGTTCGTATCAATGCTGCAGCGCGTGAGTTTGGTCTTTCATACAGCCGTTTCATCAATGGTCTTAAGAAAGCAGAAATTCAAATTGACCGTAAAGTGCTAGCAGATATGGCTGTTCATGATATTAATGCATTTGGCGCATTAGCAGAACGGGCTAAATCAGCATTAGCATAA
- the pheS gene encoding phenylalanine--tRNA ligase subunit alpha, with translation MSLETILQTALEAIAKADNLQAIEEVRVTYFGKKGQISGLMAELGKLDPEARKARGAEINEVRRAVTEALEAKKTVLEEAELYRKLMTETVDVTQPGRNSDMGALHPITRTMMRIHQFFSSVGFDVVEGPEIESDFYNFEALNIPEHHPARAMFDTFYFDEHMLLRTHTSNTQIHVMQEEKPPIQMIGYGRVYRSDSDVTHSPMFHQVEGLVVNKEVTFADLKGILTEFMQKFFEKDLKLRFRPSFFPFTEPSAEVDIECVICNGDGCRVCKNTGWLEVLGCGMVHPNVLKAVNIDPEVYQGYAFGMGVERLAMLRYSVNDLRLFYENDMNFLTQFR, from the coding sequence ATGAGTCTAGAGACAATTCTTCAAACTGCTTTAGAAGCCATCGCTAAAGCGGATAATTTGCAAGCTATCGAAGAGGTGCGTGTCACCTATTTTGGTAAAAAAGGGCAGATCAGTGGCCTAATGGCAGAACTTGGGAAATTAGATCCTGAAGCGAGAAAGGCGCGAGGCGCTGAAATTAATGAGGTGCGTAGAGCGGTCACCGAAGCGCTTGAAGCGAAAAAAACAGTGCTTGAAGAAGCAGAATTGTATCGCAAACTCATGACAGAAACTGTCGATGTTACTCAGCCAGGTCGCAATAGTGATATGGGAGCCTTACATCCTATTACTCGTACAATGATGCGTATCCATCAATTCTTTTCATCTGTCGGATTTGATGTGGTGGAAGGACCTGAAATTGAGAGCGATTTCTATAACTTTGAAGCGCTCAATATCCCTGAACATCATCCTGCAAGAGCGATGTTTGATACCTTCTATTTTGATGAACATATGTTGCTTCGGACACATACTTCGAATACTCAGATTCATGTGATGCAAGAAGAGAAACCGCCTATTCAGATGATCGGTTATGGTCGTGTATATCGTAGTGACTCAGATGTGACTCATAGTCCGATGTTCCATCAAGTGGAAGGTTTAGTGGTGAATAAAGAAGTCACTTTTGCGGATCTGAAAGGCATTTTGACAGAGTTTATGCAAAAGTTCTTTGAAAAAGATTTAAAACTTCGTTTTCGCCCATCTTTCTTCCCATTCACAGAACCATCAGCAGAAGTGGATATTGAGTGTGTGATCTGTAATGGCGATGGTTGTCGTGTTTGTAAAAATACAGGCTGGCTTGAAGTGTTAGGGTGCGGCATGGTGCATCCTAATGTTTTAAAAGCGGTCAATATCGATCCTGAGGTTTATCAAGGTTATGCCTTTGGAATGGGCGTTGAGCGCTTAGCGATGCTTCGTTATAGTGTCAATGATCTGCGCCTTTTCTATGAAAATGATATGAACTTCTTAACGCAATTTAGATAA